The Coccidioides posadasii str. Silveira chromosome 2, complete sequence genomic interval ccaACTTCACCTCCATCCATTTCGCATCCTTCACCACactctcctccctctccttgTATGCGTCGTCGTCGACGCTGTTGTCGGTGTCGTCCCTCTTTCTCCTCCGCTTCCCACCTTCGACACCTGAGTACACAACGGCGCCCCTCCGTAAGTTAACCATGGGAATAATCCACCCTAACGCCCCATTGGCGCAAGCCATTAATGACTAAACTGTACGACTAACACGTTGGCTTGACTTATTTACATATAGTAACTCCAGGCTCCGGGTCGACATCCACACCTcatctctctccctctccctccccCCATCATCCCTCTCAAAACCCATCTCCCTTTCCgtcgttttctttttctttttttactttcctttcctttgcACCTCTCTTTCACTCATTTTCTGTATTTAATTATTTTCGCGTTCTCTCCCCGGGCATCCTTGCCTCGCCGCTCCCTCCATCATCTTCGGGGTTCCCCAGCCAAAGCCGACCGTGGTTCGTTCAAGGGTTGAAGGCAGACAACTTTGGGGCGACGGGACAACAGGACTAAACATTGCTTATCTGGTGGCTGCGACGTCTTCTTTGAGGGTTTGCATCTTTTGATCTCGACATTTGAAGGGGGAAAATCCATACATCAGATCGTGAGAAGGCAAACCCCACGCTGTTAAACAAcgaaattaaaaaaaaaaaaaaaaaaaaggaaacgaAGCGCAGCCATCACTGACACCATAGCCAGGACTACAAGCTTCCTCTCGACGATAGATCTGCGCTTTAATTTTCGGCCGGAAAGATTTCATTTTTTTGGGGGCATTTACCGTTGGACGATACGCCTGATGAGACAAATGATTCTTATTACGCGTGTCTAATGGGACGAACCGAATCAGACTGAACAGTACGTTGGGCGTGTTGTCgagcccttttttttatttttttttatttttttgggCAAAAAAGGCCTGTTGGGTATCTAGGGCGCGTGATAACAGTTGTTGGATCGAAATTTAGTCGAAAGGCCGCACATCCCCTCAAGTTTCAAACTACCGGCAGCTGAAAGATTGTTGCTTCTATCCCCGTCGCTCTTTATCGCCTGGAACGTTTGTTCCGTTACGCTCTTTTGAAAGGTATGGGCCTACAAGATTGCTGTCTTTGACTCATGCCCCAATCATCCCAAGTTTGCTGTTTTTGTTGATATCCTTCTCCACTGGACTACCCAAATGCCATCGCCCTCTTTGCCTACCGTGTGGGCTGACGGAAAATGCAGATAGTACCGCTTCGCGACATTAAGTCGCTGATTCCATTCGCTTAACACATTGAACATACGCACAAAGTACGTGAGGCATTCGGAACACTCCATACCGTGATATCGATATAGGACACAACGATTCACCAGTTATCTGCAGTCGAATAACCATGCGCGCCATCCTGTCAACGCTCCTTGTGTCTCTCGTGTCGCTGGCAAGCCTGGAGCAATGCCAGGCGTTGGACACTCCCCATGGCAACGAAAGACCCCAATACTACTTCCCTCGGCGGATCAAACGCGAGATACATAGAGAATCTCCCCTCTACGTCAAGCGCGAAGTTGTCGTGATACCTGTAACTGTTATGTTGGGACCGGATGGGAAGAAAACAACACTTGGTGCGAACAAAGTTGTTGGCATGGGGACACAACCCACTGCTGTAACGTCTGCGACAACCATTTCGACAGGATCCACAGACATTCCGGGGACTACACCTTCGGACCCAGATAATCCCCCAGTTCCAACTCCTTCAATTCCATCCACGACGTCTGTACGGAAGATACCCGGCACTTCTCCAGGAAGCAGGATGAACAACCCAGAAACCACAGCCAGGCCATCCGAGTCGACCGGTCCAACTACGCCGGCTGCCTCGGTCACTACTCCAGTTTCAAGCAGCCCAAGTGATGATATGGAAGAAGGAATCAGTATCGACCTCTCCCGAATAATTTCTGGTATACCGATGCATTCAACGGGTCTGGTTCCTAACCCCACGATGAATTCCAATTCGCCAAATGGATCTGCACCTACTACTGGACCCGTTGAGCCGACCACGGACGTTTCCGCAACATTACCCTCTCAGTCCGGAAGCTTGAGCTCTCAGAGCTTGGAGCCTTCGATGACCAGGGGTACAGGAGGAATAGGCTTGCCATCTCTACCTCCGATTCCGCCAGTAAATGACACAATCTCCAGTTTAAGTATGAGCCTCCCGACAGCTTCCTTGAGTATTGACCCTATAACAACGCCTGGAATACCCATGAGTTCGCAGATTCTTCCTCCAAACGACACGTCCACTGTTGAGCCGTCCGGCTCTGCTACACAAATTCCAGGCAGTTCTACAACCACGTCTGATCTAATACCAGAGTTTCCCACTCTAATTCCGCCATCTGTGACTGAAATGCCAATTGGCAGTGGCACTGGAGTGAGACCGCGGCCAACCAATACGGCAAGCAATGGTGAACACTCTACCCCTAGTGGAAGCGCAACTTCTGCGACCGGCTCCGAATCTCAGCCAACAGCGACCCCGTCAGCGACAGGAACGTCAACGATCCCATCCGGTATTTTCCCACCCAGCGGCTCTGGATCCGGCTCTGGATCTGGAATCTTGAGACCTACCACCACTTCGGGCAAGGGATCTGCGACCGAAACCGCCTCGCAAACGATGAGCATCACGACAAGTGACATGGCCAGCCCTACGCCAGCGCCACCCAGCACGAAATCTCCCGTCTCCCTGTCAACAAATTCCGAGACAGAAATGTCTATTCCCACAAGCATTGTTGTACAGCCGACGCAAACAAACACCGAGACGACAACAGAAAGTCAGAGGCCAACTGAACGACCAAAGGTCATTTCACCCCCGCCTAATGAAGACAAAACCCCGCCAAATTCCGTTGTGGTTAATCTAGGGTTCAACGGCTCTCTGAGCTATGATTTTGTCGTTGACCACTCCGGTGCAACGACACAAATCTTCTACTTCCTGCCAATGGGTGTTGCATATGCTCTCGAAATTCCGAATGAGAGCGTTAAGGTCGGGGCTCTCCGTCCGTATGACACCGTTGCTAGACTTGGCTACACTACCACAGTTGCCTCCGTTTATATCCCATCAGACCTCATCCAGTCACTTGCTCTGCAGCTCCGGACTCCGTCTTCTCGTCTGTACAATAACCCAGACCCTTCAGTGCGGACAATAATGGCTATGCTGGATCCAACAATCCCTCTCACTGGTGTTCTCTCAGGAGGTAATGGCTCACCGTCCAATCCAGGACAGAATAACCCCGACCAGCCAGGTGATGACGACGGAGGAAACAGCCAAGACACTGGCCCCGGTCCAGGAGGATCTGGAGGGAACTATAACGTTCGCGCGACATCCGTTGGTATTGGTTTGGGTGTCGTTGGCGGTGCCTCGCTCTACGGTGCCGCCATGTTCTTCGTTGCTCGCCGATATAGAAGAAGACGCCGGTTGATGAACGAAGAGAGCTTCTTAACCGACGGCCTTGGCGGGCCAGCTGGACGGGAAGGCGAGCCGTTTATGAGCGGCGCCCGCAGCGATGGTTACGGAAGCTCCCAGCGTAACAGTGGAGGTGGAACCAGTGCCAGAACCCAAACAATTAGCCCGCCCATGATGGCTGAAAACTCGCTTGGTTGGAACTGAGCGGCGAGTGAACGCCCGAACCAAACTGAAATTGGAAATGGCCAGTTGGATTAGAAATGGTCTAAGCTTCTGAGCACGCTCAACGGAGTTTAGCATCGTGTCTGACGTCAAAAAGAAGCTCCCATCGAATTGAGTTTGTTCAAGTACCACATCGCACCATGCACACTCAATTCATATCCTTGCGATATTGCAAAGTCAAGCGGCTACCTTATCTACTGAGCAAATAAGGGATGATTTTCATGTCGATTTCAGCCTTGGATTTTTCTGCACCCGCCTATCTTATCCTTTCGACCTGACGCACCTTTCGAGCCAGGTCCGCTTTCTGCTTTGTGAAGCCGGACCCAACTTTTGTATTATTTTTCTCCACTGCCCGACAGTGACAAGCCCATACACCATGTTTCCTTTGTTATGTCTGAATTACTGATACCTCCCATGTCTATCTgttatctaaagaaaaagattgcTGTTTTTAACATGCGAGCAAAGGGCTTCGGATATTTCTTTTGGTCTTTCCTCACTGTGGGCCGAGCTCATTACAACGTTTAATCGATCGCTACTTCAAATTTCAATATGAAGATTTGCTTCCCTCGGATGCCGAACCGTCATTTTCCGTCTCAAGCAGCAGTTATCTTCCTTCCTTTTCCCATATGATGCGTGTATGGGGGATTAGCAATCAAAAGAGTAGGCCTTTTTGCGAATCTCTTTGGCAAGATAGGCCGGACAATGGTATTCAACCGCTTTGGAAGGCGAAGGAAAAGGTGTCTAGACCTGTCGGGTTTCTTCTAagctccttttttcttttttttcacTTCGAAAATccaccttttcttttccgtaTGTCCCCCTTTGGGAAgaattttaaagaaaaagcGGAGGAGATTCCGACATTATATCTAATATCAGGAAATCTCTCTCAATTGGGGCGAGCACACATCGCTTCTAAACCATTTAagccaattttttttttctttactTATTTGATATCCCCTCGCGTATTGGCATTAGCTAGACAACTCCTTTCACTTCTGGTTTCTAACCTAGGTCGGGATAActggcccttttttttttggttcaaGATATATATTACTCCCTTTTTTAATATTAGTGTCTCCCCCTTCACACGCCTTTCCTTTATTCAAAAACTCATCTCCCGTTTGCTTTACGTGTCCGGGAGGGCTTTTTTCCATGCTCCCTCCCACCCCCCAGCAGCAAGCAGACTAGACGTTGATCCTTGTTGGGAGGGATTTCTTCCCGCCTTAATCGTACTTCCCACCTATCTACGGAGTCCATATTGCAATTTTACATCCCCCATCGTTACCAATGGGCTAGTCACTGTTCggctttctctctttcttttgcaTCCTGCGTTTTCCTCGGAGACGTTTTCGTATCGGCTACGTACCGTCACTCCTCCGGGGTGTCATCAGTCATTCGttgagggaaaaaaaaaaaaaagaagaaacattGCCCGTCATTTTGTTAAATAAactgtgtacggagtagaacTGAGAGGCGCCGTTGCTTTGGTTTCTGGATATTTTTTTGGCATTTTGGGCCTGGGCTAGATTTCTCAAACCCCGGATGTGGCTTGCTGTTGATGTCTGCGCTTC includes:
- a CDS encoding uncharacterized protein (SECRETED:SignalP(1-23)~EggNog:ENOG410PPSJ~COG:S~TransMembrane:1 (n3-18c23/24o659-680i)); its protein translation is MRAILSTLLVSLVSLASLEQCQALDTPHGNERPQYYFPRRIKREIHRESPLYVKREVVVIPVTVMLGPDGKKTTLGANKVVGMGTQPTAVTSATTISTGSTDIPGTTPSDPDNPPVPTPSIPSTTSVRKIPGTSPGSRMNNPETTARPSESTGPTTPAASVTTPVSSSPSDDMEEGISIDLSRIISGIPMHSTGLVPNPTMNSNSPNGSAPTTGPVEPTTDVSATLPSQSGSLSSQSLEPSMTRGTGGIGLPSLPPIPPVNDTISSLSMSLPTASLSIDPITTPGIPMSSQILPPNDTSTVEPSGSATQIPGSSTTTSDLIPEFPTLIPPSVTEMPIGSGTGVRPRPTNTASNGEHSTPSGSATSATGSESQPTATPSATGTSTIPSGIFPPSGSGSGSGSGILRPTTTSGKGSATETASQTMSITTSDMASPTPAPPSTKSPVSLSTNSETEMSIPTSIVVQPTQTNTETTTESQRPTERPKVISPPPNEDKTPPNSVVVNLGFNGSLSYDFVVDHSGATTQIFYFLPMGVAYALEIPNESVKVGALRPYDTVARLGYTTTVASVYIPSDLIQSLALQLRTPSSRLYNNPDPSVRTIMAMLDPTIPLTGVLSGGNGSPSNPGQNNPDQPGDDDGGNSQDTGPGPGGSGGNYNVRATSVGIGLGVVGGASLYGAAMFFVARRYRRRRRLMNEESFLTDGLGGPAGREGEPFMSGARSDGYGSSQRNSGGGTSARTQTISPPMMAENSLGWN
- a CDS encoding uncharacterized protein (TransMembrane:3 (o38-55i103-120o140-162i)); amino-acid sequence: MMRVWGISNQKSRPFCESLWQDRPDNGIQPLWKAKEKVSRPVGFLLSSFFLFFHFENPPFLFRMSPFGKNFKEKAEEIPTLYLISGNLSQLGRAHIASKPFKPIFFFFTYLISPRVLALARQLLSLLVSNLGRDNWPFFFWFKIYITPFFNISVSPFTRLSFIQKLISRLLYVSGRAFFHAPSHPPAASRLDVDPCWEGFLPALIVLPTYLRSPYCNFTSPIVTNGLVTVRLSLFLLHPAFSSETFSYRLRTVTPPGCHQSFVEGKKKKRRNIARHFVK